In Spodoptera frugiperda isolate SF20-4 chromosome 28, AGI-APGP_CSIRO_Sfru_2.0, whole genome shotgun sequence, one genomic interval encodes:
- the LOC118265088 gene encoding proton-coupled amino acid transporter-like protein pathetic, whose product MNDEKQPLLTGPNNSIESVEQTVELVTDPVSPLSNSEKPKGDYHPASERCLEHPTSNFDTLIHLLKGNIGTGILAMPDAFKNAGLILGVFGTLIMGAICTHCMHMLVKCSHELCIRSQKPALSFSEVVEDSFASGPVSLRPYAKTMKNIVSVFLVITQMGFCCVYFLFVATNLQDTMRFFNVNLNVHVYLALLYLPIFALAMVKNLKYLSPVSLVASIMTAWGLVITFYYILQDLPPTNTVKAFSTWQQIPLYFGTAIYAFEGIGVVLPLENNMKTPEAFGGWNGVLNTGMVIVAALYTGIGFFGYLKYGERVQGSITLNLPNTLLAQSVRAVMAASIFLSYGLQFYVPMNIVWPYIKSKLTSEQSLKYGEAVTRFVLFSITFLAAALIPNLSGIISLVGAFSSSALALIFPPLIEIMTFWPDQLGQNNWKLWKDIVIIIFGFTGFVFGTFINVKNIFFSY is encoded by the exons atgaacgATGAAAAGCAACCACTGCTCACTGGACCTAACAATTCCATTGAAAGTGTTGAACAAACAGTAGAATTAGTGACAGATCCAGTATCACCTTTGAGTAATAGTGAAAAACCCAAAGGAGACTATCACCCGGCGTCGGAAAGATGTTTGGAGCACCCAACTTCCAACTTCGATACTTTAATCCAccttttaaaaggaaatataggAACTGGAATTTTAGCAATGCCAGATGCTTTTAAAAATGCTGGGCTAATACTTG GGGTTTTTGGAACACTAATCATGGGCGCAATATGCACACATTGTATGCATATGCTAGTGAAATGTTCACATGAGCTCTGCATCCGCAGTCAAAAACCAGCGCTAAGTTTCTCTGAAGTTGTAGAAGATTCCTTTGCATCAGGACCTGTTTCTTTAAGGCCATATGCTAAAACTATGAA GAATATTGTCAGTGTATTTTTGGTAATAACACAAATGGGATTTTGCTgtgtttactttttgtttgtggCCACTAACCTTCAAGATACAAtgcgtttttttaatgttaacttAAATGTACATGTGTACTTggctttattatatttaccaatATTTGCACTGGCTATGGTGAAGAACTTAAAGTATCTGTCACCAGTCTCCCTGGTTGCCTCCATAATGACTGCTTGGGGCCTTGTGATAACATTTTACTATATACTTCAAGATTTGCCTCCTACAAATACAGTGAAGGCATTCTCTACTTGGCAGCAGATACCTTTATATTTTGGTACAGCTATATATGCATTTGAAGGAATAGGAGTG GTTTTACCTTTAGAAAACAATATGAAAACCCCAGAGGCCTTTGGTGGCTGGAATGGTGTGCTTAACACTGGCATGGTGATAGTTGCCGCATTATATACTGGTATTGGATTTTTCGGGTACCTTAAATATGGCGAACGAGTGCAAGGTAGCATAACGCTCAATTTGCCAAACACATT aTTAGCTCAAAGTGTCCGGGCAGTTATGGCAGCTTCAATCTTCTTATCATATGGATTACAGTTCTATGTACCTATGAACATAGTTTGGCCTTATATAAAGTCAAAACTTACTTCAGAACAAAGTCTCAAATACGGTGAAGCAGTTACGCGATTTGTGCTATTTTCCATAACAT TTTTGGCAGCAGCACTGATTCCAAACTTGAGTGGTATAATATCATTGGTGGGAGCGTTCAGCAGCTCAGCACTTGCCCTAATCTTTCCACCGCTTATAGAAATAATGACGTTCTGGCCTGACCAACTCGGACAAAATAATTGGAAGTTGTGGAAAGATATAGTAATCATCATTTTCGGATTCACGGGATTCGTTTTTGGtacatttataaatgtaaagaatatatttttttcttactaa
- the LOC118265366 gene encoding breast cancer type 1 susceptibility protein homolog, giving the protein MNIKDLDVVKLSRLTTLQIDHVTCLECCKYYIAPATAACGHTLCHTCWRGRRTCPACAKQLERKALKLNIPLQKLTEHIQMLGEAFEKLFNVKLDEFNLDTPGELDSEKDPDKNVKDWLTSSQNHFSAPIQNSEGFSQDLPQPSNPLEVSASNIIIHTDTRKTVSPPKVVHVPPPQDDWDKIEPMPEPIITKKSENIIGPMDIEPFFVDDTEYTTDNPRRSSRKRDLKDESATKELSSNMHSSRDSSADNDKKSQKSKQNWNNVKKMRKEFSKLNKKNRNKLNVSIEMVKKTQNPKPVVKTPITTQQVYNIDDNTPEISNKENEDVNINQNELVNEIIDSEVNLPEKENKTNSDSIKNVVQEMEIVPNDICEEDKASNNINKESCTTSNYIEQTTEVQKETMVPQLKMPFIKKGALNPQKVENSVMKINADPIQPISSENSDDIEISIKIGNTITNIVIKKKEKDVQVKINTDREVQTSLGPDHLAKTTNTVPKSTNTQNIDISIANNNTDGQKPFIKIQESSSTKQQTVNMNEFNKLPVVDNVMDKTTSLKKNTASADTATAQFEITESVEKELSKIMECEDSDHEEIESVKSIPKQQSGKVNKIVEQSENIDDFNDLDIFHSGSVKEAQVQPLKEHAPSEILGSTICSKFRTQNLAKRNRDINDGDVLPNNKKIKITPADKNKNVENQPQPDSEPINYDAIMGQVFASIDADMEDIRKSQEVVSGSILKDKVNSQLNIVAEMNKKNLTQIKNTQMSKKILTQTNTEITPNLKEYFNEKHSENVFSIVEKDDEEITKPDKVPQQVEELLTPVLCQNLNSTQESQDCIMKTNKTNVRSQDYDDSDRSVVEETPQKNLSFSKLKRASTSNQSQITSNENKKVSITKSTPSVINLTDTVTESNRSSRDLTVIEIAAPKQALETPLTITKFADQIKHKSTPMARKSLNFDHENDDNDPEQTLCQTSDIIAKTTQEREFMSKAFESTPTTPAARPLSARSLASHTNKKFCLAGSCLTASQITKLKILCNERKWSYVDKYTNDITHLIVGVDDEKKSQRSVKYMCALAASKWIVSFDWINKIMQTKEIVNEEYYEALDSTGEPGPRRSRIAKQKLFDGITFYCMPPFGVLDVETLKNMLMASGGRVVADMKSVRISVDTIKPALLLAEPESTQEDRFIFLAMEQSIVPVNYEWVLNCLGGYSLISVHEHLLCPSSLLPAATAKWPEVLFSQDD; this is encoded by the exons atgaatATAAAGGACTTGGATGTGGTAAAACTATCAAGATTAACAACCTTACAAATCGACCATGTTACTTGTTTAGAATG TTGTAAATACTACATAGCACCTGCAACGGCAGCTTGCGGGCACACGTTGTGTCATACCTGCTGGCGAGGACGACGCACTTGCCCAGCTTGTGCTAAGCAACTAGAGCGCAAGGCGCTAAAGCTAAACATTCCCCTTCAAAAACTAACAGAACATATCCAAATGCTAGGCGAAGCAtttgaaaaactttttaatgtCAAAT TGGATGAATTTAACCTGGACACTCCTGGTGAACTGGATTCTGAAAAAGATCCTGACAAGAATGTTAAGGACTGGTTGACAAGTTCACAAAATCATTTCTCTGCCCCAATTCAGAATTCTGAAGGTTTTTCCCAAGATCTACCACAACCAAGCAATCCATTGGAAGTTTCAGCAAGCAATATAATAATTCATACTGACACAAGGAAAACTGTGAGTCCTCCAAAAGTAGTTCATGTGCCACCACCTCAAGATGATTGGGACAAAATAGAACCTATGCCTGAGcctataattacaaaaaaaagtgAGAATATCATTGGACCCATGGACATAGAACCCTTTTTTGTGGACGATACAGAGTATACAACAGATAATCCTCGAAGAAGCTCAAGAAAAAGAGATTTGAAAGATGAATCAGCCACCAAGGAGCTTTCATCTAATATGCATAGTTCTAGAGATTCAAGTGCTGATAATGATAAAAAGTcacaaaaatctaaacaaaattGGAATAATGTTAAGAAAATGAGAAAGGAGTTCAGTaagttaaataagaaaaatagaaacaaactGAATGTTTCAATTGAAATGGTAAAGAAGACACAGAACCCAAAACCTGTTGTTAAAACACCAATAACAACTCAACAGGTGTACAACATTGATGACAATACCCCAGAGATTTCTAATAAAGAAAATGAGGATGTAAATATCAACCAAAATGAACTTGTGAATGAGATAATAGACTCTGAAGTAAACTTaccagaaaaagaaaacaaaacaaatagtgACTCTATAAAAAATGTAGTTCAGGAAATGGAAATTGTACCAAATGACATTTGTGAAGAAGACaaagctagtaataatataaataaagaaagttGTACCACTTCCAATTATATTGAACAAACAACTGAAgtacaaaaagaaacaatggTTCCTCAATTAAAAATGCCATTTATCAAAAAAGGTGCATTAAATCCACAAAAGGTTGAAAATtctgtaatgaaaataaatgcaGATCCTATACAACCAATTTCGTCTGAAAATTCAGATGATATTGAAATCTCTATAAAAATAGGAAATACAATTACAAACATAGtgattaaaaagaaagaaaaggatGTTCAAGTAAAAATTAATACTGATCGTGAAGTACAAACATCTCTAGGCCCTGACCACTTAGCCAAAACTACTAATACTGTCCCAAAATCAACAAATACTCAGAATATAGATATAAGCATTGCAAATAATAATACTGATGGTCAGAAACCTTTCATTAAAATACAAGAAAGCTCTAGTACTAAACAGCAGACAgtaaatatgaatgaatttaACAAATTACCTGTGGTTGATAATGTTATGGACAAAACTACATCTCTGAAAAAGAATACAGCTTCTGCTGATACAGCAACTGCACAATTTGAAATCACAGAAAGTGTAGAAAAAGAATTATCCAAGATAATGGAGTGTGAAGATTCTGATCATGAAGAAATAGAAAGTGTGAAAAGCATTCCAAAACAACAGTCaggaaaagtaaataaaatagtggaGCAATCAGAAAACATTGATGATTTCAATGATCTAGACATATTTCATAGTGGTTCAGTAAAGGAGGCCCAAGTTCAGCCATTAAAAGAACATGCACCCTCAGAAATATTGGGATCTACAATCTGTAGTAAGTTTAGGACCCAAAATCTTGCGAAACGTAATAGAGACATCAATGATGGAGATGTGCTACCCaataacaagaaaattaaaataaccccAGCAGATAAAAACAAGAATGTTGAGAACCAACCACAACCTGACAGTGAGCCAATAAACTATGATGCTATCATGGGACAAGTGTTTGCCAGCATTGATGCGGATATGGAAGACATTAGAAAGAGTCAAGAGGTTGTCAGTGGTTCAATCCTGAAAGATAAAGTAAACAGTCAACTTAACATAGTGGCTGAAATGAATAAAAAGAATCtaacacaaattaaaaatacacagatgagtaaaaaaattttaactcaaacaaatactgaaataacaccaaatttaaaagaatatttcaatgaaaaacaCAGTGAAAATGTATTCTCTATTGTAGAAAAAGATGATGAAGAAATAACTAAACCAGATAAG GTACCACAACAAGTTGAAGAATTACTCACACCCGTTTTATGTCAAAATTTAAACTCCACTCAAGAAAGTCAGGACTGTATTATGAAgactaataaaacaaatgtaaggTCTCAAGATTATGATGACTCTGATAGAAGTGTAGTTGAGGAAACACCACAAAA GAATTTGTCATTCTCGAAACTCAAGAGAGCCAGTACATCTAACCAATCACAAATAACTTCAAATGAAAACAAGAAAGTTTCCATAACAAAATCCACTCCAAGTGTAATCAACTTGACAGACACTGTAACTGAATCTAACAGGAGTAGCAGAGACTTGACAGTTATAGAAATTGCTGCCCCAAAGCAAGCATTGGAAACACCACTTACTATAACAAAGTTTGCTGATCAAATTAAACATAAGTCGACACCAATGGCCAGAAAATCGCTCAATTTCGATCATGAAAATGATGACAACGATCCTGAGCAGACCCTGTGCCAGACTTCTGATATAATTGCTAAGACAACTCAGGAAAGAGAGTTTATGAGTAAAGCTTTTGAGAGCACGCCTACTACGCCCGCTGCGCGACCTTTAAGTGCTAGGAGTTTAGCGTCGCACACTAATAAAAAGTTCTGTTTGGCTGGTTCCTGTCTAACAGCAAGTCAAATTACGAAACTTAAAATTCTTTGTAATGAACGAAAATGGAGTTATGTTGACAAGTACACAAATGATATTACTCATTTGATAGTTGGTGTTGATGACGAGAAAAAATCCCAAAG ATCTGTAAAATACATGTGCGCATTGGCAGCTTCCAAATGGATCGTATCATTTGACTGgatcaataaaattatgcagACTAAAGAAATAGTCAATGAG gAATATTACGAGGCGCTAGACAGTACTGGTGAGCCGGGACCGAGGCGCTCTAGAATTGCGAAGCAGAAATTGTTTGATGGCATCACATTTTACTGCATGCCACCTTTCGGAGTGCTTGATGTTGAAACTCTGAAG aatatGCTGATGGCTTCTGGTGGCCGCGTAGTTGCAGATATGAAGAGCGTACGAATATCCGTAGACACTATCAAACCCGCGCTGTTATTAGCTGAGCCAGAGTCCACGCAGGAGGATCGATTCATAT tCCTCGCGATGGAACAGAGTATAGTGCCAGTAAACTACGAGTGGGTGTTGAATTGTCTCGGAGGTTACTCTCTCATTTCTGTACACGAACATCTTCTGTGCCCATCATCACTTCTACCGGCCGCCACTGCTAAGTGGCCCGAGGTTTTATTTTCCCAAGATGATTAA
- the LOC118264950 gene encoding uncharacterized protein LOC118264950: MAAEEALPPCSPMSPDAPAAPPRTITSYNQHSDLHQLIFEAVRSGEVSEIERLVEKLGVEVLSARDQHGYTPAHWAALDGSVAVMRYLVERGAPIDLSCLGTQGPRPIHWACRKGHASVVQVLLQSGVAVNAADFKGLTPLMTACMYGKTATAAYLLGMGAATRLSDINGDTALHWAAYKGHADLVRLLIYSGVPLHCTDNFGSTPLHLACLSGNLTCVRLLCEKVKAELEPRDKNGKTPLMLAQSHRHLEVVKLLQKEMKRKSHWMPPLSELWALLFGGAGDSKGPLLFFLISVLLWGYPMYVIRCIPLTWNTLRLSHYCFLYWNAIMWLSWVIANRRDPGYIPQNSETYYRAIRQIPYYDKWKKRNVILSRLCHTCRCLRPLRAKHCRICKRCVAYFDHHCPFIYNCVGVRNRMWFFLFVMSVAINCTLSIYFACYCLLLEGFGLLYVLGLLEAITFCALGWILTCTSILHACMNLTTNEMFNYKRYPYLRDKRGRYQNPFSRGPIMNLIEFFVCLPDKCDEQDIFHEENI; this comes from the exons ATGGCAGCAGAGGAAGCTCTGCCGCCGTGCTCTCCCATGTCGCCAGATGCTCCAGCCGCGCCACCTCGTACAATTACTAGCTACAACCAACACTCTGATCTACATCAACTCATTTTTGAAGCCGTCCGTTCGGG aGAAGTATCAGAAATTGAACGCTTAGTAGAAAAGCTTGGTGTGGAAGTGCTGAGTGCTCGAGACCAGCATGGCTACACTCCTGCACACTGGGCTGCACTAGACGGGAGCGTCGCGGTCATGCGCTATCTCGTTGAACGAGGAGCCCCCATAGATCTTTCTTGCTTAGGCACCCAG gGTCCTCGACCGATCCACTGGGCCTGTCGCAAGGGCCACGCGTCGGTAGTACAAGTTCTGTTGCAGTCTGGAGTTGCGGTCAACGCTGCTGACTTCAAAG GGTTGACCCCACTGATGACGGCCTGTATGTACGGCAAGACAGCGACCGCTGCGTATCTACTCGGTATGGGGGCAGCGACCAGGCTGTCTGATATTAACGGAGACACTGCCCTCCACTGGGCTGCATACAAGGGCCATGCGGACCTAGTACGCTTGTTAATTTATTCAGGCGTACCTTTACATTGCACCGATAATTTTGGTTCAACACCACTTCATCTGGCGTGTTTGTCGGGCAATTTGACTTGCGTAAGATTATTATGTGAAAAG GTCAAAGCAGAATTGGAACCTCGCGATAAAAATGGAAAAACGCCATTGATGCTTGCACAGAGCCACCGCCACTTAGAAGTTGTAAAACTGTTACAAAAGGAAATGAAACGCAAGTCACACTGGATGCCTCCACTTTCTGAACTGTGGGCGCTATTGTTTGGAGGCGCTGGAGACTCTAAGGGCCCTCTACTGTTCTTTTTGATATCTGTATTACTTTGGGGATATCCTATGTATGTCATTAGATGCATACCATTGACATGGAACACGCTGCGTCTTTCGCATTACTGTTTCCTTTACTGGAATGCGATCATGTGGCTAAGCTGGGTGATCGCGAATAGAAGAGACCCGGGCTACATACCTCAAAACTCTGAAACTTATTATAGAGCCATTCGTCAGATACCGTATTATGACAAGTGGAAAAAAAGGAACGTGATTTTATCACGATTGTGTCATACTTGCCGATGTCTGCGACCTTTAAG GGCTAAACACTGTCGCATCTGCAAGCGTTGCGTGGCATATTTTGACCACCACTGCCCATTCATCTACAATTGTGTCGGCGTGCGCAACAGAATGTGGTTCTTCCTGTTTGTGATGAGCGTCGCAATCAACTGCACCCTTTCCATATACTTCGCCTGCTACTGCCTGCTGCTCGAAGGGTTTGGTCTCTTGTATGTACTGGGACTGCTGGAAGCTATCACGTTTTGCGCTCTTGGCTGGATCCTTACTTGTACCTCG attttgcACGCATGCATGAATTTAACTACAAATGAAATGTTCAACTATAAAAGATATCCCTATTTGAGGGATAAACGCGGGCGTTATCAGAATCCATTCTCACGAGGGCCTATCATGAACTTAATTGAATTCTTCGTGTGCTTGCCCGACAAATGTGATGAACAAGATATTTTTCACGAAGAAAATATATGA
- the LOC118264952 gene encoding acyl-CoA Delta-9 desaturase, which yields MAPNISEDVNGVLFESDAATPDLALARPPVQKADNKPKQLVWRNIILFAYLHLAAVYGGYLFLFSAKWQTDIFAYILYVISGLGITAGAHRLWAHKSYKAKWPLKVILIIFNTVAFQDAAMDWARDHRMHHKYSETDADPHNATRGFFFSHIGWLLVRKHPDLKEKGKGLDMSDLLADPILRFQKKYYLLLMPLACFIMPTVIPVYLWGETWTNAFFVAAMFRYTFILNVTWLVNSAAHKWGDKPYDKSIKPSENMSVAMFALGEGFHNYHHTFPWDYKTAELGNNKLNFTTAFINFFAKIGWAYDMKTVSDDIVKNRVKRTGDGSHHLWGWGDENQPKEEIEAAIRINPKDD from the exons ATGGCTCCAAATATATCGGAGGACGTGAATGGAGTGCTTTTTGAAAGCGACGCGGCTACTCCGGACCTGGCGCTGGCCAGACCTCCAGTCCAAAAAGCCGACAACAAACCGAAGCAACTGGTGTGGAGGAATATCATATTGTTTGCATATCTTCACTTAGCAGCTGTGTACGGAGGTTACCTGTTCCTCTTCTCTGCGAAATGGCAAACAGATATTTTTG CCTACATCTTGTATGTGATTTCGGGACTGGGGATCACGGCTGGAGCACATCGCTTGTGGGCCCACAAATCCTACAAAGCTAAATGGCCACTAAAGGTTATCCTGATCATTTTCAACACTGTTGCTTTCCAG GATGCGGCTATGGACTGGGCACGCGACCACCGCATGCATCACAAGTACTCGGAGACTGACGCTGATCCTCACAACGCGACCCGTGGCTTCTTCTTCTCCCACATCGGCTGGCTTCTTGTCAGGAAACATCCAGACCTCAAGGAAAAGGGCAAAGGACTTGACATGAGCGACTTGCTTGCTGACCCCATACTTAGATTCCAGAAAAA GTACTACCTGCTGCTGATGCCCCTAGCTTGCTTCATTATGCCCACGGTGATTCCTGTGTATCTGTGGGGTGAAACCTGGACCAACGCCTTCTTCGTGGCTGCCATGTTCCGTTACACATTCATCCTGAACGTGACTTGGCTCGTCAACTCCGCTGCTCATAAATGGGGAGACAAACCATACGACAAAAGCATCAAGCCCTCGGAGAACATGTCGGTAGCGATGTTCGCGCTCGGCGAAGGTTTCCACAACTACCACCACACCTTCCCCTGGGACTACAAAACTGCTGAACTTGGTAACAACAAACTGAATTTCACAACAGCTTTCATCAACTTCTTTGCTAAAATCGGCTGGGCCTACGACATGAAAACTGTGTCTGATGACATTGTCAAGAACAGGGTAAAGCGCACTGGTGATGGCTCACATCATCTGTGGGGCTGGGGCGACGAGAACCAACCCAAAGAAGAAATTGAGGCTGCTATTAGGATTAACCCTAAGGATGATTAA
- the LOC118265447 gene encoding ELAV-like protein 2: MSESCQDGNCQGNNEFGPDESPTKLIVNYIPEVMTQDMMFSLFSTMGKLESCKLIANRGYGFVEYSRPEDAVKARKAFNGLLMQNKTLKVSHALLNPELKPPSKPEADWNLYVCNLPNELTLQDLHGLFAQFGKIVNSRIAAGIAFVLYEHQYEAERAIQNINGTTPPGFLHPLTVKYANKSNPNKHKNNNNNFPKNPLVRPYHWINHMNAIGDHNSPSTWSIYIYNIAPEVEELTLWQLFGPYGAIVSVKIIKDHSTNKSKGFGFVTMRNYDQAAMAIQALNGYVLHGQPLSVSFKTQKR, from the coding sequence atgtCGGAATCGTGTCAAGACGGTAATTGTCAAGGAAATAATGAATTTGGGCCGGACGAATCACCCACCAAACTTATCGTCAATTACATTCCTGAAGTCATGACCCAGGATATGATGTTCTCACTATTTTCAACAATGGGTAAACTGGAAAGTTGTAAGTTGATAGCAAACCGAGGCTATGGGTTCGTCGAGTACTCTCGTCCCGAGGATGCAGTCAAGGCACGTAAGGCTTTTAACGGACTTCTAATGCAAAATAAGACTCTCAAAGTGTCGCATGCACTTCTCAATCCGGAGTTGAAACCGCCTTCGAAACCTGAAGCTGACTGGAACCTCTACGTATGTAACCTGCCTAATGAACTGACCTTGCAGGATTTACATGGACTATTCGCACAATTTGGTAAAATAGTTAATTCTCGTATAGCTGCAGGTATAGCATTTGTTTTATATGAACACCAATATGAAGCGGAAAGAGCCATTCAGAACATAAATGGCACCACACCGCCTGGCTTTCTACACCCTTTAACTGTTAAGTATGCTAATAAGAGTAACcctaataaacataaaaataataataataactttccCAAAAATCCTCTTGTGCGACCTTATCATTGGATAAATCATATGAATGCCATTGGAGATCACAATTCTCCGAGTACATGGTctatatacatttataatattgctCCGGAGGTGGAAGAATTAACTCTGTGGCAGCTATTCGGTCCATATGGTGCTATTGTATCGGTTAAGATAATCAAGGATCATTCAACTAATAAGAGTAAAGGATTTGGATTTGTAACGATGAGAAATTATGACCAAGCTGCGATGGCAATACAAGCACTGAATGGATATGTTCTTCATGGCCAACCTCTCTCGGTTAGTTTCAAGACCCAGAAGAGATAA